A region of Flavobacterium indicum GPTSA100-9 = DSM 17447 DNA encodes the following proteins:
- a CDS encoding deiodinase-like protein, giving the protein MKTYNYSKFANKEYDLIHSSGIKVGETIPDFSFLTLNDGNKNFSEYLDKPIILETGSITCGMFAGQGKAMNNLANQNPDFNFLLLYVREAHPGKIIPAHNSIEEKCYLANRLKTEDKIENRTIIIDDINGNIHTILGALPNMILIIDTNGKVIYKEDWNNAKSLQKAIQEFKRTQKPQQQKWAMLPLPNIPVEYRIFKRAGWDAATDFIIALPKLIYLHILGGLCFKFSKKC; this is encoded by the coding sequence ATGAAAACATATAATTACTCAAAATTCGCAAACAAAGAGTATGACCTTATTCATTCTAGTGGGATAAAAGTTGGAGAAACAATTCCTGATTTTTCATTCCTTACATTAAATGATGGGAATAAAAACTTTTCAGAATATCTAGATAAACCAATTATTCTAGAAACAGGCAGCATTACTTGTGGGATGTTTGCTGGACAAGGAAAAGCTATGAATAATTTAGCAAATCAAAATCCTGATTTTAACTTTTTGCTATTGTATGTAAGAGAAGCTCATCCTGGCAAAATAATACCCGCTCATAATTCGATAGAAGAAAAATGCTATTTGGCTAACAGACTAAAAACAGAGGATAAAATCGAAAATCGCACTATTATAATAGATGATATAAACGGCAATATTCATACTATTTTAGGAGCTTTACCAAATATGATATTAATAATTGACACCAATGGAAAAGTTATTTATAAGGAAGATTGGAACAATGCAAAATCTTTACAAAAAGCAATTCAAGAATTTAAAAGAACCCAAAAGCCGCAACAGCAAAAATGGGCAATGCTTCCATTGCCAAATATTCCTGTAGAATATAGAATATTTAAGCGTGCAGGTTGGGATGCTGCGACCGATTTTATTATTGCTCTGCCAAAACTAATTTACTTACATATACTTGGTGGACTTTGTTTTAAGTTTTCAAAAAAATGTTAA
- a CDS encoding patatin-like phospholipase family protein yields the protein MKALIISGGGSKGAFAGGIAEYLIKDCCKNYDLFVGCSTGSLLLPHLALGKIDKIKNIYTTVTQEAVFNINPFLIKKTKKGFQTNINHFNTIRAFIKGCPTFGESNNLRKLIKNSITETEFNSIRDNQKKVILTVSNLTLDTIEYYNSSDSCYEDFCDWAWASANFIPFMSVLNKNGYQYADGGFGNFIPILTALDNGATEIDVIILESESKDKKHPIYNNPFALLFRTFKFMNNQSSSKDIVIGRLMGMNKEVIINFYYTPRNLTDNPLIFDSEQMKVWWIEGYEFAKSKNPVSFCNIPNRKYYEN from the coding sequence ATGAAAGCGTTAATTATATCAGGAGGTGGAAGCAAAGGAGCTTTTGCAGGTGGAATTGCAGAGTATCTAATTAAGGATTGCTGTAAAAACTACGATTTATTTGTTGGTTGTTCTACAGGAAGTTTGCTTTTACCACATTTGGCATTGGGAAAAATTGATAAAATTAAAAACATTTATACAACTGTTACCCAAGAGGCTGTTTTTAATATCAATCCGTTTCTAATAAAAAAAACAAAAAAAGGTTTTCAAACCAATATTAACCATTTTAACACTATTAGAGCATTTATAAAAGGTTGCCCAACTTTTGGAGAAAGCAATAATTTAAGAAAACTTATAAAAAACAGTATAACCGAAACAGAGTTTAACTCAATTCGAGACAATCAAAAAAAAGTAATTTTAACGGTTTCAAATTTAACGCTAGATACTATTGAGTACTATAACTCTTCTGATTCCTGCTATGAAGATTTTTGTGATTGGGCTTGGGCTTCGGCTAATTTTATACCATTTATGAGTGTTTTAAACAAAAATGGTTATCAATATGCAGATGGTGGTTTTGGCAATTTTATTCCAATATTAACTGCATTAGATAATGGAGCAACAGAGATAGATGTAATTATTTTGGAAAGCGAATCTAAAGATAAAAAGCATCCAATATATAACAATCCTTTTGCTTTGCTCTTTAGAACATTTAAGTTCATGAATAATCAAAGCAGTTCAAAAGATATTGTTATTGGAAGGTTAATGGGTATGAACAAAGAAGTTATAATTAATTTTTATTATACTCCAAGAAATTTAACTGATAATCCTTTGATTTTTGATAGCGAACAAATGAAAGTATGGTGGATAGAAGGCTATGAATTTGCAAAATCAAAAAATCCAGTAAGCTTTTGTAACATTCCTAATAGAAAGTATTATGAAAATTAG
- a CDS encoding ATP-binding protein has translation MNLQYNYPEILAWLEQKGKQDYGERFYFLEQDTLNITKLVAYFLKDETKSNEFGLDLTKGVLLSGPVGCGKTTLMTLMKYIAKQNNRFYLKTCRDISFEFIKEGYEIIHRYSRGSYSQTEYKNYCFDDLGVEQNLKYYGNECNVMAEIILSRYDLFIARKVITHLTTNLSASEIETAYGNRIRSRLRGMLNLIAFDKNTADKR, from the coding sequence ATGAATTTACAATACAACTATCCGGAAATTCTAGCTTGGTTGGAACAGAAAGGAAAACAAGATTATGGAGAGAGATTTTATTTCCTTGAGCAGGATACACTTAACATTACAAAACTTGTAGCCTATTTTCTGAAGGATGAAACAAAATCAAATGAGTTTGGTCTCGATTTAACGAAAGGTGTTTTATTGTCAGGACCAGTAGGTTGTGGTAAAACAACGTTAATGACATTGATGAAATATATTGCGAAACAAAACAACAGATTTTATCTGAAGACTTGCAGAGATATAAGTTTTGAATTTATCAAAGAAGGTTATGAAATTATACATCGTTACAGTCGTGGAAGTTATTCTCAAACTGAGTATAAGAATTATTGCTTTGACGATTTAGGAGTTGAGCAAAACTTAAAATACTACGGCAATGAGTGTAATGTAATGGCTGAAATTATTCTTTCAAGATATGATCTATTCATTGCAAGAAAAGTAATAACACATCTAACAACTAATCTTTCTGCTTCTGAAATAGAAACAGCTTACGGAAATCGAATCAGGTCAAGATTAAGAGGAATGCTGAATCTTATTGCTTTTGATAAAAATACAGCAGACAAACGCTAA
- a CDS encoding phosphopantothenoylcysteine decarboxylase domain-containing protein — translation MKSLLQNKKILITAGPTREYLDPVRFISNESSGKMGYAIAEALHQFGADVYLVSGPVTISYSFPEEKIIHAKSAKQMYDACLPFFDTLDIAVFCAAVADYTPKTNYNQKIKKIENEIAIEFVKNIDIAFEFGKIKKQHQKSVGFALETNNVLDNTKAKLKKKNFDLIVSNSPNKDEGFGYDTNKICIIDQKLSLKSFQLKSKQEVAQDIVNAIIEMYNPVEIASI, via the coding sequence ATGAAATCTTTATTACAAAACAAAAAGATACTCATCACTGCCGGACCAACAAGAGAATATCTCGATCCTGTTCGATTTATATCGAATGAATCGTCTGGAAAAATGGGTTATGCAATAGCAGAAGCATTACATCAATTCGGAGCTGATGTTTATTTAGTTAGTGGTCCTGTTACTATTTCGTATTCATTTCCTGAAGAAAAAATTATTCACGCAAAATCGGCTAAACAAATGTATGATGCTTGTTTACCATTTTTTGACACCTTAGACATTGCTGTTTTTTGTGCAGCTGTTGCCGATTATACGCCAAAAACAAATTATAATCAAAAAATAAAGAAAATTGAAAATGAAATTGCAATTGAATTTGTAAAGAACATTGACATTGCATTTGAGTTTGGAAAGATAAAAAAGCAACATCAAAAATCTGTTGGTTTTGCCTTAGAAACAAACAATGTTTTAGACAATACCAAGGCAAAATTAAAAAAGAAAAACTTTGATTTAATTGTTTCCAACTCGCCAAATAAAGATGAAGGATTTGGTTATGACACAAACAAAATATGCATTATCGACCAAAAATTATCACTAAAATCCTTTCAGTTAAAAAGTAAGCAAGAAGTAGCTCAAGATATTGTAAATGCAATTATTGAAATGTATAATCCTGTTGAAATAGCTTCAATTTAA
- a CDS encoding thioredoxin family protein: MKTLIFTILTIAVIFGIYSFKKPKTEDISVDKGIQFFDGNFHQALLKSQELKKPIFLDVYATWCGPCKQLKKTTFKDEEVGNYFNANFINIAIDGETSEGQELIRKYNIRSYPSLLIIDGHGEVKTRTTGFQKPHILINFGKRIIP; encoded by the coding sequence ATGAAAACACTAATTTTCACCATTTTGACTATTGCTGTAATTTTTGGAATTTATAGTTTCAAAAAACCTAAAACTGAAGATATTTCAGTAGATAAAGGGATACAATTTTTTGATGGAAATTTTCATCAAGCTTTACTAAAATCTCAAGAGCTTAAAAAACCAATTTTTCTTGATGTATATGCTACTTGGTGTGGACCTTGTAAACAGCTTAAAAAAACAACCTTTAAAGATGAAGAAGTAGGTAACTATTTTAATGCCAACTTTATAAATATAGCCATAGATGGAGAAACTTCAGAAGGTCAAGAATTAATTAGAAAATATAATATTCGTTCCTACCCATCTTTACTAATAATTGATGGTCATGGGGAAGTAAAAACTAGAACAACAGGATTTCAAAAACCACATATTTTAATAAATTTTGGGAAAAGAATTATTCCCTAA
- the merTP gene encoding mercuric transport protein MerTP → MKESGKLALTSILSAITASLCCITPVLALISGASGVASTFSWLESFRPFLLGITILVLVFAWYQRLEPRKTERIQCNCDEVENQSFIQTKMFLGIVTVFSLIMMAFPYYGHIFYPKVEKNPVVVSSENIKEAKFNVNGMTCSSCEEHIKNEVNKLPGIVTVSANSKEGSVNVKFDNSKTSISELEKSINITGYTIIDKKQTK, encoded by the coding sequence ATGAAAGAATCTGGAAAATTAGCTTTAACAAGCATTTTATCAGCAATAACTGCTTCATTGTGCTGTATTACACCAGTATTGGCTCTAATTTCGGGAGCATCTGGAGTTGCATCTACTTTTTCGTGGTTGGAATCTTTTCGCCCTTTTTTATTAGGTATAACTATTTTAGTTTTAGTTTTTGCTTGGTATCAAAGACTAGAACCTAGAAAAACTGAAAGAATACAATGCAATTGTGATGAAGTTGAAAATCAATCATTTATACAAACCAAAATGTTTTTAGGTATTGTAACTGTATTTTCATTGATAATGATGGCATTTCCTTATTACGGGCATATTTTTTATCCAAAAGTTGAAAAAAATCCAGTTGTAGTTTCTTCTGAAAACATAAAAGAGGCAAAATTTAATGTAAACGGAATGACTTGCTCTAGTTGTGAAGAACACATTAAAAATGAAGTAAATAAATTACCTGGAATTGTAACTGTTTCTGCCAATAGTAAAGAAGGAAGTGTGAATGTAAAATTTGACAACAGCAAAACTTCCATTTCAGAATTAGAAAAATCGATTAATATTACAGGTTATACAATAATTGATAAAAAACAAACAAAATGA
- a CDS encoding helix-turn-helix domain-containing protein — MAIEVITREDLIEFRSLLLNDLKQLIQPQSQQIKQWLKSNEVRKLLNISPGTLQNLRVNGTLSFTKVGGIMYYSYSDIEKVLSGNIQNKDTRLFK, encoded by the coding sequence ATGGCAATCGAAGTTATCACACGTGAAGACTTAATCGAATTCAGAAGTCTTCTTTTGAATGATTTAAAACAACTCATTCAACCTCAATCACAACAAATAAAGCAATGGCTCAAATCCAATGAAGTCCGAAAATTGCTTAACATTTCCCCTGGCACATTACAAAATCTACGTGTTAACGGAACACTTTCATTTACCAAAGTTGGTGGTATAATGTACTATAGCTATTCAGACATTGAAAAAGTTCTAAGTGGTAATATACAAAATAAAGATACTAGACTTTTCAAATAA
- a CDS encoding OsmC family protein, producing MPTKIKLINLPTGYQTVINNGRHSILGDEPTNSKGTDLGFSPTDLILSSIGMCKVATVRFIARKNNWEIGNVEAELDQVVKRGEDGKLSTTIKVAISIEGNINDEQRQELLNQADACYVHRMIEGDWNIEKAKNLNQVEFV from the coding sequence ATGCCCACAAAAATTAAACTAATAAACTTGCCTACAGGATATCAAACTGTAATAAATAATGGAAGACATAGTATTTTAGGAGACGAGCCAACAAATAGTAAAGGAACTGATTTAGGATTTTCACCTACTGATTTAATACTCTCGAGTATTGGAATGTGCAAAGTAGCAACTGTTCGTTTTATTGCACGTAAAAATAACTGGGAAATTGGAAATGTAGAGGCCGAATTAGATCAAGTTGTGAAAAGAGGAGAAGATGGTAAATTATCAACAACAATTAAAGTGGCCATTTCAATTGAAGGTAATATTAACGATGAACAACGTCAAGAATTACTTAATCAAGCAGATGCATGTTATGTTCATAGAATGATTGAGGGAGATTGGAACATTGAAAAAGCAAAAAATCTAAATCAAGTTGAATTTGTATAA
- a CDS encoding M43 family zinc metalloprotease — protein sequence MNLISCNDVEKDSDIHPFCASQSCSVKGKKELIETYEEDSNQKDTLVITVGIVVTTEKQPKYYHVTSKIKELNEVFAPALIKFQLSQKIYTHTSNHTIDEIESSFKIRNKVTEGLEKENIINLFIVPKGKFLNGFTYVVPDTFANYFNLKCNTIFINEVAWFNQSTLQHELGHFFGLQHTFGNNPKENTTKELANGTNCKTEGDFICDTPADPNGLIDKNCQFIGLSDKQKHNFTPFVNNYMSYYKNSCKNEFTNRQYIAMNQFANKYRMYLKVKQ from the coding sequence TTGAATTTAATATCTTGTAATGATGTAGAAAAAGATAGTGATATACATCCTTTTTGTGCTTCACAAAGTTGTTCAGTTAAAGGAAAAAAAGAATTGATAGAAACGTATGAAGAAGACTCAAATCAAAAAGATACTTTAGTCATTACAGTTGGAATAGTTGTTACGACAGAAAAGCAGCCAAAATATTATCATGTTACTTCAAAAATTAAAGAGTTAAATGAAGTTTTTGCTCCAGCTTTAATAAAATTTCAATTAAGTCAAAAAATATACACACACACTTCAAATCATACAATTGATGAAATAGAGTCTTCTTTCAAAATTAGAAATAAAGTTACTGAAGGTTTAGAAAAGGAGAATATTATCAATCTATTTATTGTCCCGAAAGGTAAATTTTTAAATGGATTTACCTATGTAGTTCCAGATACTTTTGCTAATTATTTTAATTTAAAGTGCAATACCATTTTTATCAATGAAGTAGCTTGGTTTAATCAATCTACACTACAGCACGAACTTGGACATTTTTTTGGATTACAGCACACCTTTGGAAACAATCCCAAAGAAAATACAACAAAAGAGTTAGCTAATGGTACAAATTGTAAAACCGAAGGCGATTTTATTTGCGATACACCTGCCGATCCTAATGGATTGATAGATAAAAATTGTCAATTTATTGGATTGTCAGATAAGCAAAAACATAATTTCACCCCATTCGTTAATAACTATATGAGTTATTATAAAAACTCGTGTAAAAATGAATTTACCAATAGACAATATATTGCAATGAATCAATTTGCTAATAAATATCGAATGTATTTAAAGGTAAAACAATGA
- a CDS encoding DUF547 domain-containing protein yields the protein MKEVLNIIQLSEKLLIAVKMQENTFIYEQKLSELTLDELQKQLVNDDDKKVFWINCYNAFFQLLAKRNELVKKSIFKSKLITIANTKFSLDNIEHGILRKYRWKLSFGYLPNIFASKIIKSLAVSKLDFRIHFALNCGAKSCPPIAFYTLEKIDNQLQMAMISFLESETFVDYENKKITTSKLIYWYQGDFGGRTKILTLLKQVLNLKEKEYKLLFSKYSWETQLENYSS from the coding sequence ATGAAAGAAGTATTAAATATTATCCAATTGTCTGAAAAATTATTAATAGCAGTTAAAATGCAAGAGAATACATTTATATATGAGCAAAAACTTTCAGAATTAACACTAGATGAACTTCAAAAACAATTAGTAAATGATGATGATAAAAAAGTTTTTTGGATTAATTGTTACAATGCTTTTTTTCAATTATTAGCAAAAAGAAATGAACTAGTCAAAAAATCGATTTTTAAATCAAAGTTAATCACAATAGCTAACACAAAGTTTAGCTTAGACAACATAGAACACGGGATTTTAAGAAAGTATCGATGGAAATTAAGCTTTGGTTATTTGCCCAATATTTTTGCATCAAAAATCATTAAATCACTAGCCGTTTCAAAGCTCGATTTCCGCATTCATTTTGCCTTGAATTGCGGTGCCAAAAGTTGCCCACCAATAGCTTTTTATACACTTGAAAAAATTGATAATCAATTACAAATGGCAATGATTTCATTTTTAGAATCTGAAACATTTGTTGATTATGAAAACAAAAAAATAACCACTTCAAAATTGATCTATTGGTATCAAGGTGATTTTGGTGGAAGAACAAAAATCCTTACACTTTTAAAACAAGTTTTAAACCTTAAGGAAAAAGAATATAAGCTTTTATTTAGTAAATACAGTTGGGAAACTCAATTAGAAAATTACTCCTCTTAA
- a CDS encoding RteC domain-containing protein translates to MNSKYTTLLNNLNEQLNFIDLEIDDQIKKCEQAIAIILKSIKELKKVTSKINFKSQTEEIKFFKEIKPQFTSKLIYFNRVYKIEMKKPNGGNRILKKYNNNELLKLKAFFDSELEFYQYYRSGSTYLDYKYFLRGKFDIKLALDSYYFETDTSFSTSHDFKVATILANDLIQLYLENQLIMIDNKDISEKSQRKPNIKLMWTGSKVALTELLYALHSEGVFNNGAVDLKDIAEYFEHTFEIDLGQYRRAFLEIRARKSERTKFITSLNETLLKRMDNADDIA, encoded by the coding sequence TTGAATTCAAAATATACTACCTTACTAAATAACCTCAATGAACAACTCAACTTCATTGATTTAGAGATTGATGATCAAATAAAGAAATGTGAGCAAGCTATTGCAATAATTCTAAAATCAATTAAAGAACTTAAAAAAGTTACATCTAAAATAAATTTTAAATCTCAAACTGAAGAAATTAAGTTTTTCAAAGAAATAAAACCACAGTTCACTTCAAAATTGATTTATTTCAATCGAGTTTATAAAATTGAAATGAAAAAACCAAATGGAGGGAATAGAATACTTAAGAAGTATAACAACAACGAACTTTTAAAACTAAAAGCATTCTTTGATAGTGAATTAGAATTTTATCAATATTATAGATCAGGAAGTACTTATCTTGATTATAAATATTTCCTTAGAGGAAAATTTGATATTAAACTTGCTTTAGATTCATACTATTTTGAAACGGATACATCATTTTCAACCTCACATGATTTCAAAGTAGCAACAATTTTAGCAAATGACTTAATTCAATTATATTTAGAAAACCAGTTAATTATGATTGATAACAAAGATATAAGTGAAAAATCACAACGCAAACCGAACATTAAATTGATGTGGACTGGCTCAAAAGTTGCTCTTACAGAGCTATTATATGCATTACATTCTGAAGGTGTTTTTAATAATGGAGCCGTTGACTTAAAAGATATTGCAGAATATTTTGAACATACTTTTGAAATTGACTTAGGCCAATATCGCCGCGCATTCCTTGAAATAAGAGCCAGAAAGAGCGAAAGAACAAAATTCATTACCTCTTTAAATGAAACTCTTCTAAAAAGAATGGACAATGCAGATGATATAGCTTAG
- a CDS encoding TonB-dependent receptor has translation MKRIICYCLFLITFQNFAQETTGILKGKIKDEQNAPIAFAHVEVIQENTGNKFHTISQENGFFFFNQLPPDANYKVKISYIGFNDFIQNNLTILLGQALTLEIQLIEKSEILNEVIVTSTIGQKKGNEQKLKMELLNNLPTINRSIQDATRLLPDANLNSFGGANYRFNNLSIDGSATNDVLGFQEPSSGAAGSVASGTPGGLAGTQPIGFGAISALSIKTAPFDVTLGNFTGASINAVTKYGKNKTEGNAYNFMKNRWMTGRYADGVKQPESTFFDNQIGASIGGPILKDKLFYFFNAEFSYRKEPVLNAPGSTNSNISLSTINSIRDKLMSQYNYDPGAFQNVDLERKNTKLFLRFDYSISEKHKLTLRNNFVTAYADNLEWTTNVFNFGNQGYRHNSTTNSLVGELKSNFNSNWNNKLILSYSTVNDDRTFNGRVFPHLEIIDNTSNTIFAGTYREAAIYGLNLKTTQITDNVTYVKNNHTFTLGTSTEINAIEYRFLTAFNGRWQYKSVDDFLNDKPNRVRGVYNIENNDFNFNKNNPSADYSVILSGIYFQDDLKISDKFSVLAGLRIDTQFHPGDFPISNEVKNTPEFAKYENKINSKPQINPRVGFIYNINSKLTLKGGSGLFTGRMPFVWYAYSHYISGTKYFNIDYRPTSNLPITENLSDLESLQSRPLTEINLVDNGFNLPRDWKTNLNFDLKLKNNTILSLDLNYSKVVQGLYFQSINRKESTLSNFNGADNRPYYTQTGDNVKVNPNFTNVFLLTNTDKGYRYNGTLSISKSNSFYTGFLGYTFGMSKDISSTVRNSHAANYEWNQALVANNPKLSFSNFDLRHKISSYHFFEIPFKESKFKLGFIYNGKSGSPFSYVYEGDMNRDGSAKNDIIYVPNNQSEIVLQDFINSNGILITAQEQWNQLDNYINNDNYLKSRRGKYAERNGARTPWNHQVDAKFIFEKKLKNNRLEISLDIFNVANLINKEFGTQYYVPNINNSGYAILDFIKIENEKPVYQFHNPNSKPWLVDTINSKWQAQLGLSFYF, from the coding sequence ATGAAAAGAATTATTTGCTATTGTTTGTTTTTAATTACATTCCAGAATTTTGCACAAGAGACTACTGGTATTCTAAAAGGAAAGATTAAAGATGAACAGAATGCTCCAATTGCATTTGCACATGTAGAAGTTATACAAGAAAATACAGGAAATAAATTCCATACAATAAGTCAAGAAAATGGTTTTTTCTTTTTTAATCAACTGCCTCCTGATGCAAATTATAAAGTCAAAATATCTTACATAGGTTTTAATGATTTCATACAGAATAATTTAACAATTTTATTGGGTCAAGCCTTAACTTTAGAAATACAATTAATTGAAAAATCAGAAATCTTGAATGAAGTCATTGTAACTTCCACTATTGGTCAAAAAAAAGGAAATGAGCAAAAGTTAAAGATGGAATTACTCAATAATTTACCTACGATAAACAGAAGTATTCAAGATGCAACTCGTTTATTACCAGATGCAAATTTAAATTCATTTGGCGGCGCTAATTATAGATTTAATAATTTAAGTATTGATGGTAGTGCAACAAATGATGTTTTAGGATTCCAAGAACCTTCAAGTGGTGCCGCAGGTTCTGTAGCTTCTGGAACGCCTGGAGGACTTGCAGGAACTCAACCGATAGGTTTTGGTGCTATAAGTGCTTTGTCTATTAAAACAGCACCATTTGATGTTACACTTGGTAATTTTACAGGAGCAAGTATAAATGCTGTAACCAAGTATGGCAAGAATAAAACAGAAGGAAATGCATATAATTTTATGAAAAATAGATGGATGACCGGAAGATATGCAGATGGAGTAAAACAACCTGAATCTACTTTTTTTGACAACCAAATTGGTGCTTCTATAGGTGGTCCTATACTAAAAGACAAACTTTTCTATTTTTTCAACGCAGAATTCTCATATAGAAAAGAGCCTGTTTTAAATGCTCCAGGTTCAACCAATTCAAATATATCCTTATCAACGATAAATTCTATTAGAGATAAATTAATGTCACAATACAATTATGACCCAGGAGCTTTTCAAAATGTTGATCTAGAGCGCAAAAACACTAAACTATTCTTACGTTTTGATTATTCCATTTCTGAGAAGCATAAGTTAACGCTGCGAAATAATTTTGTAACAGCATATGCTGATAATTTAGAGTGGACTACTAATGTATTTAATTTTGGTAATCAAGGATATCGACACAATTCAACAACAAATAGTTTGGTTGGCGAATTGAAAAGTAATTTTAATTCTAATTGGAATAATAAACTCATTCTATCTTACTCAACCGTTAATGATGACAGAACTTTTAATGGTCGTGTTTTTCCTCATTTAGAAATTATTGATAATACATCAAATACCATTTTTGCAGGTACTTATAGGGAAGCTGCTATATATGGTTTAAATTTAAAAACAACTCAAATAACTGACAATGTTACTTATGTAAAAAACAATCATACTTTTACATTAGGAACTTCTACAGAAATTAATGCAATTGAATATAGATTTTTAACAGCATTTAATGGAAGATGGCAATACAAATCGGTTGATGATTTTTTAAATGATAAGCCAAATCGAGTTCGAGGTGTTTACAATATTGAGAATAATGACTTTAACTTTAATAAAAATAATCCATCTGCCGATTATAGTGTTATTCTATCAGGAATCTATTTTCAAGATGATTTAAAAATTTCGGATAAATTTAGTGTATTAGCAGGTTTAAGAATTGATACTCAATTTCACCCTGGTGATTTTCCAATAAGTAATGAAGTAAAAAACACACCTGAATTTGCTAAATATGAAAATAAAATCAATAGCAAACCTCAAATTAATCCAAGAGTTGGTTTTATCTATAACATAAATAGTAAATTAACTTTGAAAGGCGGTTCAGGACTATTTACAGGTCGAATGCCTTTTGTATGGTATGCTTATTCGCACTACATTTCAGGAACAAAATATTTTAATATTGATTACCGACCAACTTCAAATCTTCCAATTACCGAAAATCTTAGTGATTTAGAAAGTCTACAGTCGAGACCGTTAACTGAAATTAATTTAGTTGATAATGGTTTTAATTTACCCCGAGATTGGAAGACCAATTTAAATTTTGATCTAAAACTTAAAAATAATACAATCTTATCACTTGATTTAAATTATTCTAAAGTTGTACAAGGATTATATTTTCAATCTATAAATAGAAAAGAATCAACGTTATCAAATTTTAACGGAGCTGATAATCGCCCTTATTATACTCAAACTGGAGATAATGTAAAAGTTAATCCAAATTTTACAAATGTGTTCCTATTAACGAATACGGATAAAGGGTATAGATATAATGGTACACTAAGCATTTCTAAATCAAATAGTTTTTATACAGGATTTTTAGGATATACATTTGGAATGAGTAAAGATATAAGCAGTACGGTAAGGAACTCTCATGCAGCTAATTATGAGTGGAATCAAGCATTAGTAGCTAATAACCCTAAATTGTCTTTTTCAAATTTTGATTTAAGGCATAAAATTAGTTCATATCATTTTTTTGAAATCCCTTTTAAAGAATCAAAATTTAAGTTAGGATTTATTTATAATGGAAAATCGGGCAGTCCTTTTTCTTATGTTTATGAAGGGGATATGAATAGAGATGGTTCTGCAAAGAATGATATAATTTATGTTCCAAATAACCAATCTGAAATTGTTTTGCAAGATTTCATCAATAGTAATGGAATTCTGATTACAGCTCAAGAACAATGGAATCAATTAGATAATTATATCAATAATGATAATTATTTAAAATCAAGAAGAGGAAAATATGCTGAAAGAAATGGAGCAAGAACACCTTGGAATCATCAAGTAGATGCAAAATTTATTTTTGAAAAAAAGCTCAAAAATAATCGATTAGAAATTTCACTTGACATTTTTAATGTTGCTAATTTAATTAATAAAGAATTTGGCACACAATATTATGTTCCAAACATTAATAATTCTGGTTATGCGATACTGGATTTCATCAAAATTGAAAATGAAAAACCAGTTTATCAATTCCATAATCCAAATAGCAAACCATGGTTAGTAGATACTATAAATTCTAAATGGCAAGCACAACTTGGATTGAGTTTTTATTTTTAG
- a CDS encoding GDCCVxC domain-containing (seleno)protein: protein MKTQLISIITCPECRHKKDEIMPTDACQFFYECENCKKILRPLDGDCCVFCSYGSVDCPSIQEKKDCCKSK from the coding sequence ATGAAAACACAATTAATATCAATCATAACTTGCCCAGAATGTAGACATAAAAAAGACGAAATAATGCCTACTGATGCTTGTCAATTCTTTTATGAGTGCGAAAATTGTAAAAAAATTTTACGCCCATTAGATGGTGATTGCTGTGTCTTTTGTAGTTATGGTAGCGTTGATTGTCCTTCCATTCAAGAGAAAAAAGATTGTTGTAAAAGTAAATAA